A stretch of DNA from Drosophila virilis strain 15010-1051.87 chromosome 5, Dvir_AGI_RSII-ME, whole genome shotgun sequence:
gtatactttatatatagatatatcttatatatatattgtataccTATGAGTACACATATTTTATGagtaattgttaattaaatgtgtTTCAAAACTTAAATCAAACTGCGTTTTTAATCGCTCTCATCGGACTCCACAAATATGTCATTCGCGCGCTGATATCGCGCCTGTGTTATCTTCAAATTGGCCAATTTTCGCTTATCCATGGACCGCGGGGCATTCTTCGCCAGCGGCTCGCTGCTGCCCAGGCCGGTGGTGCCCTCGTTGGCCACCACATTGATCtgttggaaaaaaaaaacataaataatggATAACATTTTGATTGGCATTCGACTTACAGGCGTTAAGAGGCCCTGATTGCTTTTGCCCAGCGTCTCGCCCTTTTGCCAGCCCAGTTGGCTGAGCATTTTGAAGCCCTTGTTGGAACTGGCTATCTCACTGTAATCGAACAAACGAATTAAACTCATCCCACACAGCAGGTATATACGCCTCAGCTTACGTGTGCACACACGCCACCTCCGTTTTCTCCTTGTCCGTGCTGCTGCCCACTTTGATGCGTCGCTGGGCACTGCGATCATTATAATTTGGATTCGGATTGACGCTCACCTCCACGAATTCTAAAGAGAATATTTAAGTAAGGCCCGTTTACACTCACTAAACACACTCACTTTCATTCTCTAAGCCGTATTTCTTTTGCAGCTTCTTCAGCTGCTCCTTGTGTGTTAATACATTAACGCTGGCTGTCgcggttgctgctgccggcgctgGCGTCTCAATGAGCAAGCCGGGCTCACATAACCCGCACGTGCTGTTGCCCTCGTGCACGTGACACAATAGCTTTGTCTGGCCAATGCCCAAGACACTACCATGCATGAGATCCAGCGTCTCACTGGCGGCCTTCGATTCCGACATGCGCACGCCGTTCAAGACGGTGCCGTTACGCGAACCCAGATCCCGACATTTGTAGATGGCCTGCTTGGTATCGTAGTGAAAGTTCAGATGGCACTTGCTGACATTCACATCCGGTATGATGACATCGTGTGCGCCCTCACGGCCCAGCGTGCCGCCTTTATAGGTAATCAAATGAAGGCTGCCCACCGTCAATTCCGGCACATTGGTctcctgcacaatgatgcGTAGCGAGGGCGGATACTTCTTGGCAATGTCTGTGCAAATGGGGAGGGGTAGTTAGGCAAACATTAGTATCAATCCAATTGATAGTCAACAATATAAAATGATCAGTAAAAAGAAAACGCGAATTTCTTTAAACACCTTGAAAGCGACTGTTGGCTTTGAACAACGGGACGCCGCTGCTGTCAcagtcgctgttgctgctggttttGTCCTCGACGCTGGAATCGGAGTTGGAGCTGCTCGTCGATTGCGACAGTTCACCGTCTTCAACATCAAGAGATTTTCGGGCACGATTGCGACTGGCCTTCTTATCAACGgagtcatcatcatcatcattatcatcatggCTGTTGCGTTCTTTGTGTCGCTTTTTGGACTTGTGACGATGCTCCTTCTGCTTTTTCTTATGCTTCCGTTTGGCCTTGCGTTTGCTACGCGCCGCACGCTCGCGCAGCTTTTGCTTTTCCGCTTTGATTTGCTGCAGTGTCGCCTTGTCTGTGATAACGCCACCAAATTCATCAAACTCGACATCATCGTCCGCGTTGTCATCCTCCAGCTGCTCGCCGCCTGTTTCGTCCTTTGCCGCAGTACTGTTCGCCTGAAACCagtgaaaagaaaagaaatccGCGTTTTTATCGAACATTCTGATGCTCAGCTCTTACCTAATGCATTGCTACGCATTCGGTCTATGCTTAGTTTGCGAAAACGTGCTAACAGGCTACTATTATCGAGGCGCTCGCCCGGCGCCACACACTTGCATTAACGGAGGAAGGAGGAAGAGAAATGTCATCAATTTAATCAGTCAGGTCTCACATCTAGCTTCTCATACACACTCACCTGCACCTGAGCCTGCGAGTGAAACTCGTACGAATCTTTTGCCTGATCGTAGCTATAATAACAGCCCGTATTGCCGTCATAGTAAAGCCCGTATTCCTGTTACATAGAGAGTATTATTTAGTTTGTCATTGCTTTAGCAGGGGCGTGGTTGTAGGTCCATCATTCGCGATAACCTCTAAAAGTCACCAAGCGCTAGGCACATACAACTGCACGGCCCGGCACGGCAAGGCACAGCACGTCATAAAGATTACGTTGTTGTAAATTACTTACCGCATTGTAGTAGTAGCCCGTCTTGGGATCGTAGTACATGCCCGATGTCGGTTCATAGACAAAATTATTCAAGTTCTCTGCATGCTTGGCCGCCTGACGCATCTCATCCACAAAACTGAAGGCATCTGTTGGAGAAACTGCAAATTGTATgcttgaatattatttttttttttttatgtcttTACGTAAAATTTACAATCACTATTTAAGTCCAAAGCCAACTTATCGCCTATTTACCATCTGCCTGTCCCTAATGTCAACCTGTTTACATCATGTTGTGCCCCTCAACTGAAACCGGGAACTGGCGCTAATCTCCCAAGCATTAGTTCGAGGCACCACAATTGACGCGCACTTGGCgcctatttatatatatatgtttttttttttttttaattttttgcaatagctcaaataataaaataattaagatTAAAACGCAACGGATGTAGCGATCAATCTTGTAAACGAAGGTGTTCGTGTGTAAAAGTTGATACCATCCAATAAAGTCAAATGAACCCaagctattttttttaaatagctcTTATCTATACCTAAATATATACTATTTGTATGATTTTATGAGTTTTGTTAGGTCATCGGGTTGTCTAAATTCTGAATAGTGTATAAATTGTAATTACTGAATTGGACAACGAGAATGAAAAGTTTGGGATAGATTATAAACCAAAACAGTGGAGACTGAGAGATTAgaacgaaatgaaaataaaataatacttaaatattcttttgtgattaatatttttcatggCCTATAATTTTCAGTTGAAGTCATCTGAAGAACtcgacattttttaaaatatttttcatattctATAGAGCTTTCTCTAAAACGAAAGAACTATAAAATGTACTACAATTAAATATGCTGGCAGGCACAACTTATAATTTTGTTCTGATTAGCTGATGTTAAGCACAAGTTTCGTATTTCTATTAGGTTTCAGCAGATTTAGTTGGGtgttttcatttcatatatttCCTATTGATGCGGAGGGAGATAGCTCAGTTGTTACTACGACTGGGCGAATGCAATGCGAATTTTGTGCTAACTCTTATCAGGTGCGGCGCAAGCTGACGATGGCGTCGCCATTGGCAGGTGATGGTTAGTCTGGTTAGTCGTTACACATTATTCGAGCCAGGCGGTTGGAACAAAAGAAGCAACAGCTAATCAGAGCAAAAATGGTCGATGTGGAAATACGTGAACTTATGCAACCCTTTGTGCTGAGCGATTATCAGGTGCAAGAAGTGTACAGTCGTTTCTGTCTCGAGATCGCCAAGGGTTTGCGGCGCACCACACATGAGCAGGCCAGCACAAAATGCTTTCCCACATATGTGCAGGATTTGCCAACGGGCGATGAGATGGGCAAGTATCTGGCTCTTGATTTGGGCGGTACCAATTTCCGGGTGCTGCTCGTTACGCTCAAAGGTCATCACGAGGCGACGGTCGAGTCACAGATTTATGCTGTGCCCAAGGATCTTATGGTCGGGCCGGGCGTGGAGCTCTTCGATCACATAGCCGAATGTCTGGCCAAGTTTGTGGCAAAGCACGACATGCACAATGCCTATCTGCCGCTCGGTTTCACGTTTTCGTTCCCCTGCATACAGATGGGTCTCAGGGAGGCCAAACTGACGCGCTGGACCAAGGGCTTTAACTGTCCCGGCGTCGAGGGTGAGGATGTGGGTTTGATGTTGCACGATGCCATTCAAAGACGCGGCGATGCGGAAATTGCAGTCGTTGCCTTACTTAATGACACCACCGGCACGCTTATGTCCTGCGCCCATCGCAATCCCGATTGCCGTGTGGGCGTGATTGTGGGCACTGGCTGCAATGCCTGCTATGTGGAGCATGTGGATAATGTGGACCTGCTAGATACGGAGTTTAAGCGCATCCAGAAACAGGTCATTGTTAATGTGGAGTGGGGCGCCTTTGGTGATCATGGACAGCTGGAATTTGTACGCACCGACTACGATCGTGAGGTGGACAGAAAATCAATTAACCGATCCGAACAGCTGTTCGAGAAAATGACATCGGGCATGTATTTGGGTGAACTGGTGCGTCTTGTATTGTTGCGCGCGCTCGAGCGGAATAAAATTTTCAAGCTGAACACAAAACGCGCAGCGTTCGTTGCTGTGCTACAAAAGAATGTGGATATCTTTGAAACCAAATACATATCCGAAGTCGAAGCCGACTCGTTTCCAGAGTTTCCCAACACAAGACGCATCGTGAAGCAGCTGTTCGGAGTGGAAAAGGCCACCGTTGAGGATTGCCAGAAGCTCAAATACATTTGCGAGTGTGTGACCAAGCGCGCTGCCACCTTCGTGGCCATTGGCATAAGTGGCCTCATCAATAAGATCATTGATCGCAGAGTGGTGGTAGGCATAGATGGCTCTGTGTATCGCTATCATCCAAAATTCGATGGTTACATCAGGGAAATGATGCAGAAACTGGTCAAGCCAGGCAAGGAGTTCGATATTATGCTGTCAGAGGATGGGTCGGGACGTGGCGCAGCGCTTGTTGCCGCCGTGGCCAGCAAAACAAAGTGAACGGCAGCCAAAGTTAGCAAATCGGTCAACAAATATGTTATTGTAGAATTTAATAGCATTAATAAATTGTTCTCTTTTTACACTCACGTTCCTTTACGGCCTGGGCCTCCTCTCCATTTGCATCGGAATGGCCATTGGCCGCTTGAGTGTTTTTTTCACCGCAACTTATTGATTCCTTGTTCATCTGCAATTGGGTTTGGTTTATATTTTAGTTCGTTAAAAACTAGCTCGATTACTGAGACTCACGAATTGTTttagcttttgtttatatgatGCGATCTTGGTGTCGTATTTCCTAATAATGCTATGCAACTTTTCTATGTACGCGTAAAGCTGTTTTTGCTCCAGGGCCTCCACATCCTCCATAGATTTCAGCTCTATGTAATCGTGAGCCGAAGCCTCCTCGGCGGATGCTTGGGCGGCATCTGGAGCCGTTGCTGACATTGTTTATACCTTATTTCGCAGCTTTCGCTTGTTAACGTCTTTTACTTTAatgacttgttttattttcattgtcTAAGCAACTTTTTTACAAGCTGTTCACTTGGGCAGCGTCTTTTTTTCCGCAAGGAACTTTTCCACCGGTTGGTTGGCaatgttttttcttctgcAGTGCTGGCTAATGTTCTGTTTTTGGTTTTAGCGATGGGCGATATTTCTCGAATCAGAGCTGCCAGAAAATATCGGTCAATATATTCGAACACAGGAAATCCCAAATTTATACAGAGCGATATATAGtcttatatataatttagcaTATTAATATTCTCAATATTTCATATGCCTGGCAAAACTCAATAAAATTATGAGCATATCAAGGTAGTTGCGTGCCAAGCACAAACGATATTTACCCAAACCGTTACAAGTACAAGTATTCAAAAGTAGTTGTTTACTAGTTTCAAAAGTTAAAGCGACATAAGAATACGATAGATCGATGCTCCGATGTTTTTTTCTCACGTCTCTAGAAAGAAGctaataaactaaaataaaaaatctgtTTTTCTGTACAAGTTATATCATTAAGAATGTGGAACAGAAGTGTTTCGtcaatttatattgtttttgtgttgcttGTGCTAATTCAAAATGGTGATTTTCGGGCCTACGAAGACGTTGCAGTTATTgaaactgctgctgcagccgtgCTAAACGGTGCAGCAATCACAGCCCATCACGAAAAGCGTAGAAATAATGCACGCTCAATGATTTGCTACTGCGATGGCAGCTGCCCGAATAATGTAAGTAACGGCACCTGCGAGACTCGGCCGGGTGGCAGTTGCTTCAGTGCCGTTGAGGAGGTATACGATGAGATAACTGGCACCTACGAGGAGGAGCGCACTTTTGGCTGCATGCCGCCCGAGGAGAACGGTGGCTTATTGATGTGTAAAGTGGCGGTTGTGCCGCACATTCATGGCAAGAATATTGCCTGCTGCGAAGATAAAGATTTCTGCAATCGTGAGCTGCAGCCCGAATTCATGCCGAAGATGACCACAGCTGCGCCCGAATTGCCCGTAAGCAGTGAATCTGTGCACACTCTGGCCCTGTTCGCCTCCATCATTGTGAGCATGTCCGTTTTTATTGTGGTGCTCTTTATACTTTGTCTGGTCTATAAGCGCCGCGAGAAGCTGCGCAAACAGCCCGGCCTCATAAACTCCATGTGCAACTCGCAAATCTCACAGCTGGTGGAACAAAGTTCTGGATCAGGATCCGGTTTACCGCTGCTGGTGCAGCGTACAATTGCCAAGCAGATTCAGATGGTGCGTCTGGTGGGCAAGGGTCGCTACGGCGAGGTGTGGCTGGCAAAATGGCGCGACGAGCGTGTTGCCGTGAAGACCTTCTTTACCACTGAGGAAGCATCCTGGTTTCGTGAAACGGAAATATACCAAACGGTCCTTATGCGACACGAGAATATTTTGGGCTTCATTGCCGCCGATATAAAGGGTAACGGAAGCTGGACACAAATGCTCTTGATCACCGACTACCATGAGATGGGCAGCCTGCACGACTACTTGTCCACATCGGTGATCAATCCACAGAAACTACAGCTGCTGGCCTTTTCGCTTGCCTCCGGCTTGGCCCATCTGCACGACGAGATCTTTGGTACGCCGGGCAAGCCGGCCATTGCGCACAGGGACGTTAAGAGCAAGAATATACTAGTGAAGCGCAACGGACAGTGCGCCATTGCTGACTTTGGACTAGCCGTTAAATATATCTCGGAGCTGGATGAGATACACATTGCACAGAATACGCGTGTGGGCACCCGCCGCTATATGGCACCGGAGGTGCTCAGCCAGACACTCAATCCGCAACAATTCGAAGAATTTAAACGCGCCGACATGTACTCCGTGGGCCTGGTACTATGGGAGATTGCCAGACGTTGCTATACGCCAATTTCGGGCACCAAGACGACCACCTGCGAGGACTACGCGTTGCCCTATCATGATGTGGTGCCCTCCGATCCCACCTTTGATGATATGCATGCCGTTGTGTGCGCCAAGGGCTACCGACCGCCGATACCGCTGCGCTGGCAGGAGGATGATGTGCTTGCCACCGTCTCTAAAATTATGCAGGAGTGCTGGCATCCGAATCCAACGGTGCGTCTCACCGCGTTGCGTGTAAAGAAAACGCTAGGTCGTCTCGAAGCGGACTGCCTCATCGATGTGCCCATGAAGATTGTCTAGATCTTTTGTCTAGCCACTGGCGCACCTTTATTCTTATTCAATAGTTTGTTAGTTCGCTGTAGTCCCTACAGGTTTGACCTAAGTTGCATTTATATAATCACCAACTTGTTTCCGTTTAaatcgtttctttttttgtccATTCGCGTGTAAGAAAATTGGTTCACTTTATAGCATCCaatttggtttggtttttcgATATAGAATTTGTGCCTACTTGTAATCACATTAAGAGCCGTACTGATTGTATGTTAGACTAAGTTCATTTGTTGTTAGTTTATCGATAAGGCCGTAGATAATCATTGGTTTGAAAATGCTTTAACTATTTGAGAAATCTTTTTGATACAATACTATATTCACGTTCAATCTGTCCACACAATCGATGATGGGCCCAAACGAAATGTATgtgtagatttttttttttctgtgccaGCTTGTGTATACTTTTGGGGTATAACTATAAAATTAACTAGGCTAAGTTGACAAGCATCTAACCTAATGAATGGTTTTTGTGAATTTGTAGTGCGAGTAAACGTGGCAAGttccaaaatatttgtaaacaaGTTATAAGTCCTTGCCCACAGTGCAAGGTAATGCTGCCTTATGTAAAATGTAGACTAGCGTAAATACATTTAGTATGTAGAAAGAAATGCCGGCAAACAATTTGTCCAGCGTAGTTTTTAGCGGCTGCTTCAATTAGAATAGAtaccatatacatacatacatatagggAATATACATTTAGATCTAAGTTATATGTTTGACTTGTGGAAAGATATTTGAAGGTGCAACATTTAAAAACGTTTCAATTATATTAACCTTTAACTCTTTGTTTATGTATGCTTAGTGTCCAACTATGGCGTACACACGTTCTTGAAGTTATATTTTGGCATTAACAACTTAGCTTTAAGAGCAACTTTATGGATTTTACTTGATTTGTTTTCGTTGTACGCAACCGAAGTTGTATCttcaatcaatttaattacgatttttatttacaaataattataataaacaataatttcCTTCAAATGGGGTCAACTTTCTGCCTTTAGCTGATTTTTTGGTTCGTCTTCCAGCGGCTCACGTGCTTTCTCTGCCTTCAGTTCCGCATTTGTGCTTGGGCTAATCTTGGCTTTGGCACCCTTACGCTGTGGAATAGTTTCGAGAATCGCTTGCGTCCAATCCTGCCCAGCTGCGACACGTGTTAGCAGCTCGAATACATGGAAAGTGCTGAGCACGGAACGTGTCTTCATATCCACGTGTTCGCTGAGTGGCAGGCGTGCCGTCCTAAGTCCAGCACTTGTGGCGCGTTGATGACACAGACCCTTCAAATGGTTGTGATCGACAAGGCCGCCAATCACATACGTATGCCCGGGCTGTGGATGCTCCAGAACCGTATCCGATTCGCAGGTTAAGTAGACCAGCTGCTTCTGGTCGAATAgttctgtgtgcgtgcgaTCAAAGTGGTAGTCCACGTGCCAGTTCTCCCAGCCGTCATTCTTCTTAAAGCATTCGTGAATGTGTCCCTCGCGCTTAATGCCCGTAAAGTGCAAACGTAGCGGCTGTGCTGCACGTCGATTGATCGTATAGATCCGCAGACATTGCTTCACACACTTGGCAATATCTCGCTCCTGCATCAGGTCATCGTAGTCCAAATCGATTGCCACGCTGATCGCATCGGCAGAGCTCTGACTACTGGTTGCCGATAGCTGACGCCGTTTCAGCTCCTTGCGTGAGGGTCCCGCACTAAGCGGCAGCCCATTGGCCTTGGCCACAGCCTTTTTCTCCTTTCGGCGCTCGCGCTCTTTCTGGCGACGCAACTTTCGCAGTTCCAGCATTTCGGCCAGCTTCCGTTGCTTCTTCAACTGGTTCTTGCTAAGAGGTGTGCAAGGCGTGGTGCCGGGGCAGCTATCTAGTGTAATCTCCGCAGGCTGCTCTGGCCCGTTAATATCcatctttattatttttttaattaaaactaaatatcaACATATGCGATTGCTCGCCAGAGCATGTTTCAACCGATTTGGTTCATTGAACCAGACTGATTTCGGAACTAGTTTCGCAACACTCACTGATAAGTTCATCTTGGCTATTCAGCCCTGATATAAACAAACTTTAAGGGCTACCGAAAGTATGGCCATTATGGTCACTTTCGGCGAAAAAGTCTAGCTCAAGAAACATATTGTTAAAACATAATGTATCAGCCACCTTTGCCGCCTCCACAGGAGTTTCCCACGCAACCTCCGCCACCGCCTCCCCCACCACCAGCTAAAACAAAGGACCTGTTGCCGCCCGGCTTGAAAACCGAAGCCCCACCTGGCACTAATGATCCGACTGTGTCACCTCCGGGCACCTTTGACTACGTGCAGCAATTTTCGAGTGTGAATAATCCCTACCACACTCAAAGTTCTTCCACAAATTACTTTAAATACGCTGGACCGGCTTATGCGCCATACGCTGCAGGACCACCGCCACCGTACGCAGCCCCATATTCATATGACAGCTTCTCATACAAGGAGGGTTACGGACATACAAACTACCATCAGCCGGCTGGCTCATATGACTATGAGGCATACGGAAAGAGTTCCTACTCATACAAGTATCAGGAACGATATGACTACACCCCAAACTATCGACCGCCCAATCAAAGATACGCGAACTACAACAATGCCAGCTACCAGGGGAACTACGGTGGCTACAATTACGGCAATCGCTACGAACCACGCTACTATAATCCACGACAAATGCGTGCTGGCTTCCCTCCTGCGCCCGGGCGCACCAATTTTAAGGGCGTGTCCATGCGCGATTGGAGCGAATCGGCGTCGAATCCGCCAAAGCTGGAAACGGAACGTGATCGCCTTTTGCGTCAATGGTGCTCCAACTATTGTGAAAAGCCAGAGGattatattaagaaaatgaaCGCATTAAGCGAGGCAGAAGTGCCAGCCGAGTCCTGGGTACGTTCTTCGCCCGCTGAGCTCTACTACGAACGCACCAAGACCGAGCATGAGGTTAAGGCCAAGACACGTCTGCATAAATTGTGCGCTCTGTTCGATGATGAGCTCCTTCAACGCGCTGACCGTGTGCGCCAGACCTTGCCCGTTTATGTACCGCCTGCGAGGAAATCGCGACGACGTGCATgcaagcacaagcacaagtCGGAGGCGTGCTCCTCCAGTTCTGATTCCGACTCGGATGAGGATGCGTTCAAAATTGAGCAGGACTGCTGCATGGAAGAGTTGTCGTGCAAGGTGCAGCATCCGCAGCGGGTACATCCCGATCTATGGCACAACGACGCCGGCGAGATGAACGATGGTCCGCTGTGCCGCTGCTCGGCCAAGTCGCGACGCATTGGCATACGGCACGGCATCTATCCCGGTGAAAAGGGCTATCCGTTGTGCGATAAGGATACAAATAATGCGGCTAGCCTCTACCATTATCGCATTACCATATCGCCGCCCACAAACTTTCTGACAAAGACACCGACTATTATCAAGCACGATGAGCATGAGTTCCTTTTCGAGGGCTTCTCTTTACTCTCCCATGTGCGGCTTACCGATCTACCTGTCTGTAAGGTGATACGCTTTAACATTGAGTACACTATTGAGTACGACGAGGAGAAGATGCCGGAGAACTTTACCATACGCGAATTGGATTTGTTTTGTGAGTGTGCTTCTTATAACTTTAGTTATCTCGGAGTTTGATAGTTGACTTTTATGTTTCAGTTAAATATCTTTTCCATGAGCTGCTGGAGCTGGTTGACTTCAATCTGATACCAAACGGCGCCATAAATGGCGAAGAATCCTGTCCAGCCTTTCATTTCTTGCCGCGCTTTGTGCGCGAGCTTCCCGACAACGGCAAAGAAGTGCTTGCCATGTGCGAGGTGCTCAAGTATCTACTGGATAATTCAGCCGAGCTGGTGGAGCGTCAACAATTGCTGCACCTAAATCAAATCAGTCAGCATGAGTGGCAAAAATACGTGGACTTCATCAAGGGCATGCTGGTGACCAAGCCTGGGTATAAGCCTTGTTCGCTGCGCGTCGATCAACTGGATCGCAACAATTCAGATTTGCCAGAGTGCTTGGATCGGGAGACAGGCATCTCGCATCCGGCGATTGTACACTTTGGCATTCGGCCACCGCAACTAAGTTATGCGGGCAATCCTGAGTATCAAAAGGCATGGCGTGAATATGTTAAATTTCGTCATCTAATGGCCAACATGTCGAAGCCATCGTTCAAAGACAAACGCAAGCTG
This window harbors:
- the LOC6636474 gene encoding angiogenic factor with G patch and FHA domains 1 isoform X2, with the protein product MRQAAKHAENLNNFVYEPTSGMYYDPKTGYYYNAEYGLYYDGNTGCYYSYDQAKDSYEFHSQAQVQANSTAAKDETGGEQLEDDNADDDVEFDEFGGVITDKATLQQIKAEKQKLRERAARSKRKAKRKHKKKQKEHRHKSKKRHKERNSHDDNDDDDDSVDKKASRNRARKSLDVEDGELSQSTSSSNSDSSVEDKTSSNSDCDSSGVPLFKANSRFQDIAKKYPPSLRIIVQETNVPELTVGSLHLITYKGGTLGREGAHDVIIPDVNVSKCHLNFHYDTKQAIYKCRDLGSRNGTVLNGVRMSESKAASETLDLMHGSVLGIGQTKLLCHVHEGNSTCGLCEPGLLIETPAPAAATATASVNVLTHKEQLKKLQKKYGLENEKFVEVSVNPNPNYNDRSAQRRIKVGSSTDKEKTEVACVHTEIASSNKGFKMLSQLGWQKGETLGKSNQGLLTPINVVANEGTTGLGSSEPLAKNAPRSMDKRKLANLKITQARYQRANDIFVESDESD
- the LOC6636474 gene encoding angiogenic factor with G patch and FHA domains 1 isoform X3: MSATAPDAAQASAEEASAHDYIELKSMEDVEALEQKQLYAYIEKLHSIIRKYDTKIASYKQKLKQFMNKESISCGEKNTQAANGHSDANGEEAQAVKELSPTDAFSFVDEMRQAAKHAENLNNFVYEPTSGMYYDPKTGYYYNAEYGLYYDGNTGCYYSYDQAKDSYEFHSQAQVQCVAPGERLDNSSLLARFRKLSIDRMRSNALDIAKKYPPSLRIIVQETNVPELTVGSLHLITYKGGTLGREGAHDVIIPDVNVSKCHLNFHYDTKQAIYKCRDLGSRNGTVLNGVRMSESKAASETLDLMHGSVLGIGQTKLLCHVHEGNSTCGLCEPGLLIETPAPAAATATASVNVLTHKEQLKKLQKKYGLENEKFVEVSVNPNPNYNDRSAQRRIKVGSSTDKEKTEVACVHTEIASSNKGFKMLSQLGWQKGETLGKSNQGLLTPINVVANEGTTGLGSSEPLAKNAPRSMDKRKLANLKITQARYQRANDIFVESDESD
- the LOC6636474 gene encoding angiogenic factor with G patch and FHA domains 1 isoform X1; this encodes MSATAPDAAQASAEEASAHDYIELKSMEDVEALEQKQLYAYIEKLHSIIRKYDTKIASYKQKLKQFMNKESISCGEKNTQAANGHSDANGEEAQAVKELSPTDAFSFVDEMRQAAKHAENLNNFVYEPTSGMYYDPKTGYYYNAEYGLYYDGNTGCYYSYDQAKDSYEFHSQAQVQANSTAAKDETGGEQLEDDNADDDVEFDEFGGVITDKATLQQIKAEKQKLRERAARSKRKAKRKHKKKQKEHRHKSKKRHKERNSHDDNDDDDDSVDKKASRNRARKSLDVEDGELSQSTSSSNSDSSVEDKTSSNSDCDSSGVPLFKANSRFQDIAKKYPPSLRIIVQETNVPELTVGSLHLITYKGGTLGREGAHDVIIPDVNVSKCHLNFHYDTKQAIYKCRDLGSRNGTVLNGVRMSESKAASETLDLMHGSVLGIGQTKLLCHVHEGNSTCGLCEPGLLIETPAPAAATATASVNVLTHKEQLKKLQKKYGLENEKFVEVSVNPNPNYNDRSAQRRIKVGSSTDKEKTEVACVHTEIASSNKGFKMLSQLGWQKGETLGKSNQGLLTPINVVANEGTTGLGSSEPLAKNAPRSMDKRKLANLKITQARYQRANDIFVESDESD
- the Hex-C gene encoding hexokinase type 2, whose protein sequence is MVDVEIRELMQPFVLSDYQVQEVYSRFCLEIAKGLRRTTHEQASTKCFPTYVQDLPTGDEMGKYLALDLGGTNFRVLLVTLKGHHEATVESQIYAVPKDLMVGPGVELFDHIAECLAKFVAKHDMHNAYLPLGFTFSFPCIQMGLREAKLTRWTKGFNCPGVEGEDVGLMLHDAIQRRGDAEIAVVALLNDTTGTLMSCAHRNPDCRVGVIVGTGCNACYVEHVDNVDLLDTEFKRIQKQVIVNVEWGAFGDHGQLEFVRTDYDREVDRKSINRSEQLFEKMTSGMYLGELVRLVLLRALERNKIFKLNTKRAAFVAVLQKNVDIFETKYISEVEADSFPEFPNTRRIVKQLFGVEKATVEDCQKLKYICECVTKRAATFVAIGISGLINKIIDRRVVVGIDGSVYRYHPKFDGYIREMMQKLVKPGKEFDIMLSEDGSGRGAALVAAVASKTK
- the tkv gene encoding bone morphogenetic protein receptor type-1B, which produces MWNRSVSSIYIVFVLLVLIQNGDFRAYEDVAVIETAAAAVLNGAAITAHHEKRRNNARSMICYCDGSCPNNVSNGTCETRPGGSCFSAVEEVYDEITGTYEEERTFGCMPPEENGGLLMCKVAVVPHIHGKNIACCEDKDFCNRELQPEFMPKMTTAAPELPVSSESVHTLALFASIIVSMSVFIVVLFILCLVYKRREKLRKQPGLINSMCNSQISQLVEQSSGSGSGLPLLVQRTIAKQIQMVRLVGKGRYGEVWLAKWRDERVAVKTFFTTEEASWFRETEIYQTVLMRHENILGFIAADIKGNGSWTQMLLITDYHEMGSLHDYLSTSVINPQKLQLLAFSLASGLAHLHDEIFGTPGKPAIAHRDVKSKNILVKRNGQCAIADFGLAVKYISELDEIHIAQNTRVGTRRYMAPEVLSQTLNPQQFEEFKRADMYSVGLVLWEIARRCYTPISGTKTTTCEDYALPYHDVVPSDPTFDDMHAVVCAKGYRPPIPLRWQEDDVLATVSKIMQECWHPNPTVRLTALRVKKTLGRLEADCLIDVPMKIV
- the LOC6636327 gene encoding tRNA methyltransferase 10 homolog A; the protein is MDINGPEQPAEITLDSCPGTTPCTPLSKNQLKKQRKLAEMLELRKLRRQKERERRKEKKAVAKANGLPLSAGPSRKELKRRQLSATSSQSSADAISVAIDLDYDDLMQERDIAKCVKQCLRIYTINRRAAQPLRLHFTGIKREGHIHECFKKNDGWENWHVDYHFDRTHTELFDQKQLVYLTCESDTVLEHPQPGHTYVIGGLVDHNHLKGLCHQRATSAGLRTARLPLSEHVDMKTRSVLSTFHVFELLTRVAAGQDWTQAILETIPQRKGAKAKISPSTNAELKAEKAREPLEDEPKNQLKAES